In one Culex quinquefasciatus strain JHB chromosome 2, VPISU_Cqui_1.0_pri_paternal, whole genome shotgun sequence genomic region, the following are encoded:
- the LOC6037542 gene encoding RING finger and CHY zinc finger domain-containing protein 1 — protein sequence MSTAEENTAKSAATGPPQKQDPDEKRVGCAHYKRRAKFVTPCCNKFYMCRYCHDENETHFFNRKTVTELICTECNTRQRVQAECEKCGVRFGKYTCLVCNLFDDEDRSQYHCDGCGICRVGGRTRFFHCEVCNMCLPMQLKYDGHRCVENVSRSNCPVCLEDIHTSRIPCHIPDCGHLLHRTCFEELLSSGHYACPTCQTSMMDMNQLWEYLDSEVAATPMPKEYENYIVDILCKDCHKESTVKFHVVGLKCTHCGAYNTCRTKTKSLDLPTKSTIESEVAARQANGEGTSAATAASSSSYSATTTTTTSPVAVNGVATATIPSSLVLTTPEAVSLTNGDAVASTSAGSESDTSTTTAASSSSSTSNGAGSSSSSATSTCDERSSPYSGASSNGNQEA from the exons ACACCTTGCTGTAACAAGTTCTACATGTGCCGGTACTGCCACGACGAGAACGAAACGCACTTCTTCAACCGGAAGACGGTCACGGAGCTGATCTGCACCGAGTGCAACACCCGGCAGCGCGTCCAAGCGGAGTGCGAAAAGTGCGGCGTCCGGTTCGGCAAGTATACCTGTCTGGTGTGCAACCTGTTCGACGACGAGGACCGCTCGCAGTACCACTGCGACGGATGCGGAATTTGCCGCGTCGGCGGCCGGACGCGCTTCTTCCACTGCGAGGTGTGCAACATGTGTCTGCCGATGCAGCTGAAATACGATGGCCATAGG TGTGTCGAAAATGTGTCCCGATCAAACTGTCCCGTGTGCTTGGAAGACATTCACACCTCGCGCATTCCGTGTCACATTCCGGACTGTGGCCACCTGCTGCATCGGACGTGCTTCGAAGAGCTG CTATCATCCGGTCACTACGCGTGTCCAACGTGTCAAACGAGTATGATGGACATGAACCAGCTCTGGGAGTACCTTGACTCGGAGGTCGCTGCCACGCCAATGCCAAAGGAGTACGAAAACTATATCGTTGATATACTTTGTAAAGATTGTCACAAG GAATCGACGGTGAAATTCCACGTGGTCGGTTTGAAATGCACCCACTGTGGCGCTTACAACACCTGCCGGACAAAGACTAAGAGTTTAGATCTTCCTACGAAAAGCACAATCGAAAGTGAAG TGGCAGCACGGCAGGCGAACGGCGAGGGCACCAGTGCGGCGACCGCGGCCAGTTCATCTTCGTACTCCGCCACAACCACAACAACGACTTCTCCGGTGGCTGTCAACGGCGTTGCCACCGCCACCATCCCCTCTTCCCTGGTACTAACAACCCCCGAAGCGGTTAGTTTAACCAACGGCGACGCCGTGGCATCGACGTCCGCCGGCAGTGAGTCGGACACGTCTACCACAACGGCGGCTTCCAGCTCGAGCAGTACTTCCAACGGCGCTGGCAGTTCCAGTTCCAGCGCCACCAGCACCTGTGATGAACGTTCGTCCCCGTACAGCGGCGCCAGCagcaacgggaaccaggaagctTAA